Proteins co-encoded in one Malus sylvestris chromosome 9, drMalSylv7.2, whole genome shotgun sequence genomic window:
- the LOC126583586 gene encoding senescence-associated carboxylesterase 101-like yields the protein MNDRISSAGLELANVLVTSPPLQQSWDAVLDQMQKLPPAADPNQKMALDINETKHSNTAIISFLTSPVTLHDQQTMVSSLTLKNADFSLFEFLCGKNIPSFSVNELAINFFKLNLKNLDIWRKKLVEMLESSKSSRIVITGHSFGGAVATLFTLWLLQSLDLLKAKRLLCITFGSPLIGDEQLRQCVLEFSTWSSCFLNVASINDPVPKVFLTSQGSGYKPFGTFLLCSSSGGSCIEDADAILQLLVETSSQCVQKPVPNSGTQLFDYGKILNDLKTKALSRDVFELVEEDRVPLKAGIKTQLAAILGVLSSQSLQQQQPNIEFESLVKKMVAHERKLAVQKTMVYSSFLKLNENKKYMANMEWYKKESKDMEIGYYDRYRNKRYRSDVIAEEFTKKLSIYWHDTVTEAESKPQKEGATMRIRFLYGGTNYRRMIEPLHIAEYYKEGGKNYKEKRPRHFVLLEQWFDEEEKKKKEKREREERENPQPRSASKSNSKATSVATSLNDDSCFWVHVEEALILCNELARNPDGRQKLIEFERYVLDTLKNFAVTPDIFLPQSSFMQWWNKYKDIVGSSYSSELTDVMRRRTYRNYADGVSVLAGL from the exons atgaacgaCCG AATTAGCAGTGCTGGGCTTGAACTAGCAAATGTGCTGGTGACTTCTCCTCCCCTGCAGCAGTCATGGGACGCGGTTCTTGATCAGATGCAAAAGCTCCCCCCAGCAGCTGATCCGAACCAAAAAATGGCCTTAGACATTAATGAAACCAAGCACTCAAACACCGCCATCATATCTTTTCTTACTTCACCCGTCACGCTTCACGATCAACAAACGATGGTTTCATCGTTGACTCTCAAGAATGCAGATTTTTCTCTCTTTGAGTTTTTGTGCGGCAAAAACATCCCAAGTTTCTCCGTCAATGAATTGGCAATCAATTTCTTCAAATTGAACCTGAAAAACCTCGATATTTGGCGAAAAAAG CTGGTAGAAATGTTAGAAAGCAGCAAATCCTCACGGATAGTTATCACTGGACATTCTTTTGGAGGTGCTGTGGCTACCCTTTTCACCTTATGGCTGCTACAAAGCCTTGACTTGTTGAAAGCTAAACGCCTCCTTTGCATCACTTTCGGTTCACCCTTGATCGGTGACGAACAACTCCGACAATGTGTGTTGGAATTCTCAACATGGAGTTCTTGCTTCTTGAATGTAGCCTCCATCAATGATCCTGTACCTAAAGTCTTCCTAACTTCGCAAGGGAGTGGTTATAAGCCTTTCGGAACATTCCTACTGTGCTCCTCTTCGGGTGGTTCTTGCATTGAGGACGCTGATGCCATTTTGCAACTATTGGTGGAAACCAGCTCTCAGTGTGTTCAAAAACCAGTTCCGAATTCAGGGACTCAGTTGTTTGATTACGGAAAGATTTTGAATGATCTCAAGACTAAGGCATTGTCTAGAGATGTCTTTGAGTTGGTTGAAGAGGATAGAGTTCCACTTAAAGCTGGAATTAAAACACAGTTGGCAGCAATATTAGGAGTTCTCAGCTCACAG TCATTGCAGCAGCAACAACCCAACATAGAATTCGAGAGTCTGGTGAAAAAGATGGTCGCTCACGAACGTAAACTAGCGGTCCAGAAGACGATGGTTTACAGTTCTTTCTTGAAATTGAATGAGAATAAAAAGTACATGGCCAACATGGAATGGTACAAGAAGGAGTCCAAAGACATGGAAATTGGATACTATGACAGGTACAGAAACAAGCGTTACCGGAGTGACGTTATTGCCGAAGAGTTCACGAAGAAGCTCTCAATTTATTGGCATGACACGGTTACAGAAGCTGAAAGCAAGCCCCAGAAAGAAGGAGCCACAATGCGTATCCGTTTTCTTTATGGTGGAACGAATTACAGAAGGATGATCGAACCGCTTCACATTGCTGAGTACTACAAGGAAGGTGGAAAAAATTACAAAGAGAAAAGGCCTCGACATTTCGTTCTTTTGGAGCAATGGTTCGATGAagaggagaaaaagaagaaggaaaagagagagagggaagaaagGGAGAACCCGCAACCACGCAGCGCAAGCAAGTCCAACTCAAAAGCGACGAGTGTGGCTACAAGTCTGAATGATGATTCTTGTTTTTGGGTGCACGTCGAGGAAGCGCTTATCTTGTGCAACGAACTAGCGAGGAATCCAGATGGCAGGCAAAAGCTGATCGAATTTGAGCGTTACGTGCTGGATACGCTCAAGAATTTCGCAGTGACACCTGATATTTTCTTGCCGCAAAGCAGCTTCATGCAATGGTGGAACAAGTATAAAGATATTGTGGGAAGTAGCTACTCCTCGGAACTCACAGACGTCATGAGGCGTCGCACTTATCGCAATTATGCAGATGGGGTCTCGGTTCTTGCTGGTCTATAA